A section of the Vicinamibacterales bacterium genome encodes:
- a CDS encoding carboxypeptidase regulatory-like domain-containing protein — protein MSRSSFLAMVCALVAVLGASPSADGQTRRGRLIVAVADQTNAMIPRATVTVMRQDGSAADPAFAPVMTGAEGVAVIEGLPDGRYTLQVEFSGFATAIVRDIRVRGGDTRRRVTLQIGKLDEAVTVSRDRQSSSLDPRGSAFSSVLTREQIDALPDDPDEMEAALKAMAPPGSTIRVDGFSGGKLPPKSQIRSIRLPRLDMFAAQNHGGMTGMMFIDIMTMPGNGPLRGNVDFNFLDDALNARNAFTPNKPQEQMRQFGWGLSGTIRPNKTSFSINGGAGSQYSSPNLLAVLPDGSTTTATLRQPRDSYNVTARIDHAITKDHALRASFDRDASTSGNLGVGGYNLFDRAYDTDVSTSTFRFSENGPIGRRLFVDSRLQLRWTDTESRSAVESPTIRVQDAFTAGGAQLRGGRRGFEFELASDLDYVKGAHSWRTGILLEGGRFRSDDTTNYLGTYTFASMADYLAGRASNFTRRVGEPNIQYSTIQAGVYLQDDWRITRGLLLSPGMRFGAQQHVDDRWNASPRMSAAWSPRRNGTFTVRGSYGYFYDWIPSDLYKQTLLIDGVRQREINVFRPSFPDPGDAGVALPTNRYLWSNDLDLPTAHRLTVGAEQTVSKNGRLNFSYSRGWGRGLLRGRNLNAPIGGVRPDQHLANTVELVTDAESRSQSFGVFYSFVRPDWRRTFLMMNYNWSRNETNTSGAFAIPAGGDSLASEWGPSGGDIRHRVGTSFSSSPFRNVTVGLNLRGQSGMPYNVTTGRDDNADGLFNDRPAGTARNSARGAWQWDLGGRASYAIGFGKPRPTGGDQGGVRIAMGGGGGLAPAFGGGAAGKRYRVEFYAAVQNLLNRANYTAYSFVMTSPFFGRAIAASQPRKLQVGVRFAF, from the coding sequence GTGTCTCGTTCGTCGTTCCTCGCGATGGTGTGCGCACTTGTCGCGGTGCTCGGGGCCTCCCCGTCTGCCGACGGCCAGACGCGCCGGGGTCGGCTGATCGTTGCCGTGGCCGATCAGACGAACGCCATGATCCCCCGGGCCACCGTCACCGTGATGCGGCAGGACGGATCCGCCGCGGATCCCGCATTCGCGCCGGTCATGACCGGCGCCGAGGGTGTGGCGGTCATCGAAGGGCTCCCCGATGGCCGCTATACCCTTCAGGTGGAATTCTCTGGCTTCGCCACCGCGATTGTGCGGGACATCCGCGTTCGCGGCGGCGATACGCGCCGCCGTGTCACACTGCAGATCGGCAAGCTCGACGAAGCCGTGACCGTCAGCCGCGACCGACAGTCCTCCTCGCTCGATCCCAGAGGCAGCGCCTTCAGCAGCGTGCTGACGCGTGAACAGATCGACGCCCTTCCCGACGACCCTGACGAGATGGAAGCCGCACTGAAGGCGATGGCGCCCCCGGGTTCGACCATCCGCGTGGACGGCTTCAGCGGAGGCAAGCTGCCGCCCAAGTCGCAGATTCGTTCCATCCGCCTGCCGCGCCTCGACATGTTCGCGGCGCAGAATCACGGCGGGATGACGGGCATGATGTTCATCGACATCATGACGATGCCCGGCAACGGTCCGTTGCGGGGCAACGTGGACTTCAACTTCCTCGACGACGCGCTGAACGCGCGCAACGCGTTCACGCCGAACAAGCCGCAGGAACAGATGCGTCAGTTCGGCTGGGGTCTGTCGGGCACCATCAGGCCCAACAAGACGTCGTTCTCGATCAACGGCGGCGCCGGTTCGCAGTACTCGTCGCCGAACCTGCTCGCGGTGTTGCCGGATGGATCGACCACGACCGCGACGTTGAGGCAGCCGCGGGACAGCTACAACGTCACGGCCAGGATCGACCACGCGATCACCAAGGACCACGCCCTCCGCGCCAGCTTCGATCGCGACGCCAGCACGTCGGGGAACCTGGGCGTGGGCGGCTACAACCTGTTCGACCGGGCATACGACACGGACGTCTCGACCAGCACGTTCCGCTTCTCCGAGAACGGGCCGATCGGACGACGCCTGTTCGTCGACTCGCGCCTCCAGTTGCGGTGGACCGACACCGAAAGCCGTTCTGCCGTGGAATCGCCGACGATCAGGGTTCAGGACGCCTTCACGGCGGGCGGAGCGCAACTGCGCGGCGGCCGACGCGGGTTCGAGTTCGAACTTGCCTCCGATCTCGACTACGTCAAGGGTGCCCACTCCTGGCGCACGGGCATCCTCCTCGAAGGCGGCCGCTTCAGGTCCGACGACACGACGAACTACCTGGGCACCTACACGTTCGCCAGCATGGCCGACTATCTGGCAGGTCGGGCGTCGAACTTCACGCGGCGGGTCGGCGAGCCGAACATCCAGTACTCGACGATCCAGGCCGGCGTGTACCTGCAGGACGACTGGCGCATCACGCGAGGCCTGCTGCTCTCACCAGGCATGCGGTTCGGCGCGCAGCAGCACGTGGACGACCGATGGAACGCCTCGCCGCGGATGTCGGCGGCGTGGTCACCCCGGCGTAACGGCACGTTCACGGTCCGCGGGAGCTACGGGTACTTCTACGACTGGATCCCGAGCGACCTCTACAAACAGACCTTGTTGATCGATGGGGTCCGCCAGCGCGAGATCAACGTCTTCAGGCCGTCGTTTCCCGATCCGGGGGACGCCGGCGTGGCTCTGCCCACCAATCGGTACCTGTGGTCGAACGATCTCGACCTTCCGACGGCGCATCGCCTGACCGTCGGCGCCGAGCAGACCGTGAGCAAGAACGGGCGCCTGAACTTCAGCTACTCGCGGGGCTGGGGACGCGGCCTGCTGCGTGGTCGAAACCTGAATGCCCCAATCGGCGGCGTACGTCCCGACCAGCATCTCGCGAACACCGTGGAACTCGTGACCGACGCCGAATCGCGCTCGCAGTCCTTCGGGGTGTTCTACAGTTTCGTGCGCCCCGACTGGCGGCGCACCTTCCTGATGATGAACTACAACTGGAGCCGGAACGAGACGAACACGTCCGGGGCCTTCGCGATCCCGGCCGGTGGCGACAGCCTCGCTTCGGAGTGGGGACCGTCGGGTGGCGACATCCGGCACCGTGTCGGAACGTCGTTCAGTTCCTCGCCCTTCAGGAACGTGACGGTGGGACTGAACCTGCGCGGCCAGTCCGGCATGCCCTACAACGTGACGACGGGGCGCGACGACAACGCGGACGGTCTCTTCAACGATCGCCCGGCTGGCACGGCCCGCAACTCGGCGCGGGGCGCGTGGCAGTGGGACCTCGGCGGCCGGGCGTCCTATGCCATTGGCTTCGGCAAGCCGAGGCCGACCGGCGGCGACCAGGGTGGGGTGAGGATTGCGATGGGCGGCGGAGGCGGCCTGGCGCCCGCCTTCGGCGGCGGCGCGGCGGGCAAGCGGTACCGCGTGGAGTTCTACGCGGCGGTCCAGAACCTGCTCAACCGCGCGAACTACACCGCCTACAGCTTCGTCATGACATCGCCCTTCTTCGGACGTGCAATTGCCGCCTCGCAGCCGCGCAAGCTGCAGGTGGGCGTCAGGTTCGCGTTCTAG
- a CDS encoding Gfo/Idh/MocA family oxidoreductase, producing MDRRRRTSPVDSPAGGIDRRQFMSTSIAAGAALLLGADRAWGQTSPPAHVVPSDRPLNLACIGIGNRGNDMVKAFAKTGMANFTAFCDVDVDGPHTEETRRLYPSVPRFRDFRAMFDRMGASVDAVVIATPDHSHFPLAMHAMRLGKHVYLEKPLAHTFQEVDLLIAAAAKAGVVTQMGNQGHSGNNYFQFRAWTQAGVIKDVTKIVMFQNSERRWHGWKVDGFPSGEALPPGMDWDAWHAARPTHPFSRRLHPQNWRGWFAYGNGALGDWGPHILDTAHQFLDLGLPHTIEAVRRDESSEFIFPQASTLRFDFAARPTMPPVEVFWYDGLSNRPPLPAELGPGATLTQVSGKFIYSRDLVFKGGTHGDTLRIIPDDRMREMAASIPKVVGTFSNHEANFVLACQGKEESRSPFKIGGPLTQVFLLGVIAQRLGGQLTFDSLRREFRDNPAANALLAGPPPRAGWEEYYRS from the coding sequence ATGGATAGAAGAAGACGAACCTCGCCTGTCGATTCGCCCGCCGGCGGAATCGACCGCCGCCAATTCATGTCGACGTCGATCGCCGCGGGCGCGGCCCTGCTGCTGGGAGCCGACCGGGCGTGGGGCCAGACCTCGCCGCCGGCGCACGTCGTACCGTCGGACAGGCCGCTCAACCTTGCATGCATCGGCATCGGCAACCGCGGCAACGACATGGTCAAGGCGTTCGCCAAGACGGGGATGGCGAACTTCACGGCCTTCTGCGATGTGGACGTCGATGGTCCCCACACGGAGGAGACCCGGCGCCTCTATCCCTCGGTGCCGCGCTTCCGCGACTTCCGAGCAATGTTCGACAGGATGGGCGCGTCGGTCGACGCCGTCGTGATCGCCACGCCGGATCATTCGCACTTCCCGCTGGCCATGCACGCGATGCGGCTCGGCAAGCACGTCTACCTGGAGAAGCCTCTCGCGCACACGTTCCAGGAAGTGGATCTCCTGATCGCGGCGGCCGCGAAGGCCGGCGTGGTCACCCAGATGGGCAACCAGGGCCACTCCGGCAACAACTACTTCCAGTTCCGGGCGTGGACCCAGGCGGGCGTCATCAAGGACGTGACGAAGATCGTCATGTTCCAGAACTCGGAGCGGCGGTGGCACGGGTGGAAGGTGGACGGATTCCCGTCGGGCGAGGCGCTGCCTCCGGGGATGGACTGGGATGCCTGGCACGCCGCGCGCCCCACCCATCCATTCAGCAGGCGGTTGCACCCGCAGAACTGGCGCGGGTGGTTCGCCTACGGGAATGGCGCGCTCGGTGACTGGGGCCCGCACATCCTCGACACGGCCCACCAGTTCCTCGATCTGGGGCTGCCGCACACCATCGAGGCCGTCAGGCGCGACGAGTCGAGCGAGTTCATCTTCCCGCAGGCGTCCACCCTCCGCTTCGATTTCGCGGCCAGGCCCACGATGCCGCCGGTCGAGGTGTTCTGGTACGACGGCTTGAGCAATCGGCCGCCGCTGCCGGCAGAACTCGGACCCGGCGCCACTCTGACGCAGGTCAGCGGCAAGTTCATCTACAGCAGGGATCTCGTGTTCAAGGGCGGCACGCACGGAGATACGCTGCGCATCATCCCGGACGACCGCATGCGTGAGATGGCTGCGTCGATTCCGAAGGTCGTCGGCACGTTCTCGAACCACGAGGCGAACTTCGTTCTCGCGTGCCAGGGCAAAGAGGAGAGCCGTTCGCCGTTCAAGATTGGCGGACCGCTGACGCAGGTGTTCCTCCTCGGCGTGATCGCGCAGCGTCTGGGGGGGCAGTTGACCTTCGATTCATTGCGCCGGGAATTCCGGGACAATCCGGCCGCCAACGCGCTGCTCGCCGGACCGCCGCCACGGGCGGGCTGGGAGGAGTACTACCGGAGCTGA
- a CDS encoding winged helix-turn-helix domain-containing protein, which yields MNSSTSRPTAHVGSFTVGDWLVDPRECRVFRGDTVEKLRPQLVDLLICLAKRPGAIVLRDEILNEVWQGQFIAESGLSRCVAELRQVLQDDAQQPRIIETILKRGYRVIAPVVWLERAARADAAPDQCEPIGSGPDHPEASASQPAATPATAGTVRRSAWRVRVSMGVVLAAVVIGLVAVALMPRIPARVLTDKDTVLLADVHNTTRDRVFDDTLRLALAVNLEQAPFVRLLPQEAARAALVRMGRAPDDRVVGPLALDVCRREGATVLLAGSIAPVGSRYAVGVEAIACDSGEALGRALEEVDRKEQVLGALDRGATQIRRKLGESRGSLQRHDVPLVRATTPSLEALRALTLGDDHRDHARLGDAIALYRQATELDPAFALAWARRGAAARNFGLNEEAVPALRRAYELRDRVSQPERFYIEGHYYRLVAGNPLKALEVYQAWKEVYPGSPVPPTNLASIYSDTMGQYDAALIEAREAVRLARYSSLAYSNLVEACLGSGRMAEARQAIAEAMSRGIGDRFIHRHLLNLALFDGDRAALEQEIRWASGDPLTALLSLRLRASAAMAGGRLREARRLWPETLAKAGEIGPAKRVADIRTYQAEAEALVGDARAARIAVDAALAADAGTATLLSSASALALVGDSARASAILDDVSRQAAPDQTELLVWLQVAQALVESSLGHGDMASRILQPVARFERGGEFGLVPLGARGLVEFSARRSKDAAGAFEEVIRLRAVAPATPWVAFARLGLARAVRESGDTVRSLAAYDAFLESWKDADPDAPLLAVARRERAALARR from the coding sequence ATGAACTCTTCGACCTCACGGCCCACCGCCCACGTCGGCTCCTTCACTGTTGGCGACTGGCTGGTTGACCCGAGGGAGTGCCGGGTCTTCCGAGGCGACACCGTCGAGAAACTGCGCCCGCAGTTGGTCGACCTGCTGATCTGTCTGGCGAAACGCCCGGGCGCCATCGTGCTCAGGGACGAAATCCTGAACGAGGTCTGGCAGGGACAGTTCATCGCCGAATCAGGCCTGTCGAGGTGCGTCGCCGAACTGCGCCAGGTCCTCCAGGACGACGCCCAGCAGCCACGCATCATCGAGACCATCCTCAAGCGCGGCTACCGAGTCATCGCGCCGGTCGTGTGGCTGGAGAGGGCGGCGCGGGCGGACGCCGCGCCGGACCAGTGTGAGCCGATCGGGTCTGGACCGGACCACCCGGAGGCGAGCGCGTCGCAGCCCGCCGCAACGCCGGCAACAGCCGGCACGGTACGGCGTTCAGCCTGGCGAGTGCGCGTGTCGATGGGTGTGGTGCTGGCTGCCGTGGTCATCGGCCTGGTGGCCGTCGCCCTGATGCCCCGCATACCGGCACGGGTGTTGACGGACAAGGACACGGTCCTGCTCGCGGACGTGCACAACACTACCCGCGACCGCGTCTTCGATGACACGTTGCGCCTCGCTCTCGCGGTGAATCTGGAGCAGGCCCCGTTCGTTCGCCTGCTGCCCCAGGAGGCCGCACGCGCCGCCCTCGTCCGGATGGGCCGGGCGCCGGACGACCGGGTCGTCGGGCCGCTGGCGCTGGACGTGTGCCGGCGCGAAGGGGCCACCGTGCTGCTGGCCGGCTCGATCGCACCGGTCGGATCCCGTTACGCGGTGGGCGTCGAGGCGATCGCGTGCGACTCCGGCGAGGCGCTGGGTCGGGCGCTCGAAGAGGTCGATCGCAAAGAACAGGTGCTCGGAGCGCTCGATCGAGGGGCAACGCAGATCCGGCGAAAGCTCGGAGAATCACGCGGCTCACTGCAGCGGCACGACGTCCCCCTCGTCCGGGCCACGACGCCGTCGCTCGAGGCGCTCAGGGCGCTCACCCTGGGCGACGATCACCGCGACCATGCGCGTCTCGGCGATGCGATCGCGCTCTATCGGCAGGCAACCGAGCTCGACCCGGCCTTTGCGCTCGCCTGGGCCCGGCGCGGCGCGGCCGCCCGCAATTTCGGCCTGAACGAAGAAGCGGTTCCCGCCCTTCGCCGGGCCTATGAACTCCGGGATCGGGTGAGCCAACCCGAGCGGTTCTATATCGAAGGACACTACTACCGCCTCGTTGCAGGGAATCCGCTGAAGGCCCTGGAGGTCTACCAGGCCTGGAAGGAGGTGTACCCGGGCTCACCCGTTCCGCCGACCAACCTTGCATCGATCTACTCGGACACGATGGGTCAGTACGATGCGGCCCTGATCGAGGCGCGCGAGGCGGTTCGCCTTGCCCGGTACAGCTCGCTGGCCTATTCCAACCTCGTCGAGGCGTGTCTGGGCTCTGGCCGAATGGCCGAGGCACGACAGGCGATTGCCGAGGCCATGAGCCGCGGCATCGGTGATCGGTTCATCCATCGTCACCTGTTGAACCTGGCTCTGTTCGATGGAGATCGAGCCGCCCTCGAGCAGGAGATCCGGTGGGCGTCCGGCGATCCGCTGACGGCGCTGCTCTCGCTGCGGCTCCGCGCGTCGGCGGCCATGGCTGGCGGGCGCTTGCGTGAGGCCCGGCGCCTGTGGCCGGAAACGCTCGCAAAGGCCGGCGAGATCGGGCCCGCGAAACGTGTTGCTGACATCCGAACCTACCAGGCTGAAGCCGAGGCGCTCGTTGGAGACGCCCGCGCGGCGCGGATCGCCGTGGACGCGGCCCTCGCCGCCGACGCCGGGACTGCCACGCTGCTGTCTTCGGCGAGCGCGTTGGCCCTGGTGGGCGATTCGGCTCGTGCCAGTGCCATCCTCGACGACGTGTCCCGACAGGCGGCGCCCGATCAGACCGAGTTGCTGGTCTGGCTTCAGGTGGCCCAGGCGCTCGTCGAGTCTTCCCTGGGGCACGGGGACATGGCCAGCCGAATCCTGCAACCGGTGGCTCGGTTCGAGCGGGGGGGCGAGTTTGGTCTCGTTCCGCTGGGAGCGCGCGGACTCGTCGAGTTCTCGGCGCGACGGTCGAAGGACGCGGCTGGTGCTTTCGAAGAGGTGATCCGCCTCCGTGCCGTTGCACCTGCGACACCGTGGGTGGCGTTCGCGCGGCTGGGGCTTGCGCGGGCCGTGCGGGAATCTGGCGACACGGTCCGAAGCCTGGCCGCGTACGATGCCTTTCTTGAATCGTGGAAGGACGCCGATCCGGATGCGCCGCTCCTGGCGGTGGCCCGGCGGGAGCGCGCGGCCCTCGCCCGACGATGA
- a CDS encoding DUF4097 family beta strand repeat-containing protein translates to MRLCVIVATIALVSGLALPAAADQWSKTYPVSGRLDLMTSTGDGDVRVDVWDEARVEARIDTVGYEINKDFQLIESQSGNRISIELKFPPMNWGIHTGRHSVTVTLKVPREANLDLHTGDGGVSVAGAKGDVRLHTGDGGIDAKGLDGRLVASTGDGHITVEGRFDALDLHTGDGSVEAAAKAGSTVAAAWSVRTGDGSVTLRLPGDFKADVDARTGDGHMTLDLPVAISGSVNRSHVRGTLNGGGGSVNLHTGNGSIRLERY, encoded by the coding sequence ATGCGTCTTTGTGTGATTGTCGCGACGATCGCGCTGGTGTCAGGGTTGGCCCTTCCCGCCGCCGCCGACCAGTGGTCGAAGACCTATCCTGTCTCCGGCAGGCTGGATCTCATGACCTCGACAGGCGACGGCGATGTCCGGGTCGACGTCTGGGACGAGGCTCGCGTCGAGGCGCGCATCGACACGGTCGGTTACGAGATCAACAAGGACTTCCAGTTGATCGAGAGCCAATCCGGCAACCGGATTTCAATTGAACTCAAGTTCCCGCCCATGAACTGGGGCATCCACACCGGCCGGCACTCGGTGACCGTCACCTTGAAGGTTCCTCGCGAGGCGAATCTCGACCTGCACACCGGCGACGGCGGAGTGAGCGTTGCGGGTGCGAAGGGTGATGTCCGTCTCCACACCGGGGACGGCGGCATCGATGCCAAGGGGTTGGACGGGCGCCTCGTCGCTTCGACCGGCGACGGCCACATCACCGTCGAGGGGCGGTTCGACGCGCTGGACCTCCACACGGGTGACGGTTCCGTGGAGGCTGCCGCGAAGGCTGGTTCCACCGTCGCGGCCGCGTGGAGCGTCAGGACGGGAGACGGATCCGTGACCCTGCGTCTTCCAGGGGACTTCAAGGCCGACGTCGATGCCCGCACGGGTGACGGCCACATGACGCTCGACCTGCCGGTCGCCATTTCCGGTTCCGTGAACCGATCACACGTTCGAGGGACGCTCAACGGCGGTGGTGGGTCGGTGAACCTGCACACCGGCAACGGCTCAATCCGCCTGGAGCGGTACTGA